The DNA region TCGGCGCCAGTTACTGAGGGAACGGGACCGGGGCCGGGGGCCGGACGTATGGCACGACGGATGGACCGCTGGACCGTCCCGGCGCCGGTCCCTCACTCCTCCGGACATGCGAGAGATGCGGACCCGGGTTAACCATGGAAGTGCGTCCGCGACAGCGCATGCACAAGCGCACGCGGATAAGCGCCGAGACGGCGCAGTGGGCCCGCCCCTGCTCGGCCGTGGCCGCCGACGACGATGTGCGGCCGGGGGATCACGGCCCGGAATCACGACCGGGGATCACGACCGGGGATCACGACCCCGGATTCTCGGCGGGATTCACGGGGCGACTCGTAGCGACGCCGCAGGCGCCGTCCCGGGCGCCCTTCGAAGACATCCTGCTCCCCCACGGGAGGACCCCATGACCACACTGCGCTTGGCCACATTCAACGTCGAGAACCTCTTCGCGCGCTGGCGGTTCAGGGACGCCGTCGATCCGTCGCAGGCCAACTCCCGCGGCTGGATAGTCGACGAGACGCGCTTCCAAGAGCTGGGAATGGACGACAAGGCGATCACCGGCGCGGCCGTACGGGAGATCCAGGCGGACGTGCTGTGCATGCAGGAGGTCGAGAACGTCGACACGCTCAAGAGGTTCCGCAGCCAGGCCCTCGGAGGCCGCTCCGCGTACCCCTATGTGGCGGGAGTCGACGGAAACGATCCGCGGCTGATCGACGTGGCCGTCCTCTCCAAGTTCCCGATCACGCGCATACGTTCGCACCAGCACTTCCTGGACCCCGCGAGCCCGACGGCACCCCTGTTCTCCCGTGACTGCCTCGAAGTGGACGTGGAGATCGAGACCGGCGAGACCACGAGCCGCACGGTCACGCTCTACGTCAACCACTTCAAGTCCATGATCGGCGGACGCAACCAGACCCGGGGCAAGCGGGAGCGCCAGGCCACGCAGGTCATGGATCTGGTCACCGAGCGCTTCGGCCACCAGGCCCCCGGCGAGCACCCGTTCGTGATCCTCGGCGACCTCAACGACTACCTCGAACCGAACGGCGACGGCAGCTCCGGCATCGACCAGCTCGTCACCTGGGACCAGGTCGAGAACGTCGTACGACGTCTCCCCGAGGACGAGCAGTGGACCCACTTCTGGGCA from Streptomyces marispadix includes:
- a CDS encoding endonuclease/exonuclease/phosphatase family protein gives rise to the protein MTTLRLATFNVENLFARWRFRDAVDPSQANSRGWIVDETRFQELGMDDKAITGAAVREIQADVLCMQEVENVDTLKRFRSQALGGRSAYPYVAGVDGNDPRLIDVAVLSKFPITRIRSHQHFLDPASPTAPLFSRDCLEVDVEIETGETTSRTVTLYVNHFKSMIGGRNQTRGKRERQATQVMDLVTERFGHQAPGEHPFVILGDLNDYLEPNGDGSSGIDQLVTWDQVENVVRRLPEDEQWTHFWAGGNEYRQLDYLLPSASLAQAAPASETAPEIFRKGTALRADRYKGPRFPGIGLDRPKASDHCPVVFELDVT